In the genome of Perca flavescens isolate YP-PL-M2 chromosome 21, PFLA_1.0, whole genome shotgun sequence, the window GGTACGCTTAGGGATGTACAGTAAATACCTAAAGTGACACGTAATATGTGTGAAGGCAGAGCTTCGTAACTTTATCTGAGACACGGAGATACTTTggtgtttatattatttttaagtGCATGGATTCTGCTCTAAATGCATTTACTtttcaagaaaaacaaaatatcaGCCTGAGAAATCTCTGACATTTAGCGCAATGGAAAATGGGACCCTGAGCCAAAATTGCCCAATGTTGcataacagtaataataataataataactctgCAATGCTTGATATGATTGTGGTGCACTGAAGTGtactttgtttctctttttattcAATATCTGATATTGAACTATATGTGATCTTTAACACTTGGTATTCCACAAAGTCACGGAGGGTGTGATGTCTgctgggggtgtgtgtgtgtgtgtgtgtgtgtgtgtgtactgtatatattagaagTGTAAAGATTCACTGATACGAATTGGTATCCGGGTGTATTATGACAGATATGACTACGTTATCGTTATACAGAGGTGGATAGATCCAAATGGACCAAGATTTGGCTGATGCCCCGGTTGTAACGTTATGCAATGCCGTTGAAAATAACGggtgtgtgttaatgtgcaaGGGAGACTAAAGCCTCCCATATGTGTGATAAAGGACTTGGTCATTCACGTCAGGGGTGGCAAGGATCAGCCAACCAGCGCCTTTGTTTGGGTCTATAGAAAATACATGTGCTAACTGCATGCGACCGCTAGGTTTTGTAAGGGAGAGATGCACACCCCTAATATGTATAGATACACAGTACGCTAAGGGGTTTTCCGTACCTGACCAGCTGATGAGGGGCTTGCACAGTTCTTTCGGTAGCAGGCCAGAATCTGAGCACACTGGTTGATCAGAGTGTCTCTTACCGCCTTAGTGGGGTTGCTCAGGAGGCCTCGGAAAGctgcaacacacaaaaacaataaaataaggtGTATCATACAGATCCCTGAAAGGGAACCGATTACAACCGGCTTGTCACAAAATCAAGAGATATCTACAGTTTATCATCTTCCACCTTACTTTATCCTGTGGATGGTGAGTGAACGACACCCTGCTTCAAACTTACAAAGCTGTGCACATTTACACCAACAAGCTGTCAAGAACAGGTGCAGCTTTCTACTGTTGGCTACGTTTCAGCTGTGGATTTACTTGATAGTAAATAACAACGAAGAAGATATTCTGCTCTGTGAGCTCGTCCTCACCATATTTGGAGAAGAAGTTGATGATTGTGTCCGTCTCACAGTTGCGGTAGAGGTCAGCCAGCTGAGAGCAGCAGTTGACCGCCATGTTGTGGACGCGGAGACGCCTTTGGCCGCTGCAGCTGGTGTAAAGCACGGCGCACTACAGGGAAACAAACAAGACGTGCATTTCTTACAAATAAGCTGACTAAGGCAGtgtttacatttagtttttccCTTTCTACCAAATGTACTATGTACAAAACCTAGCTGTGGATCAAGCTTCGCAGGTTAAAATTGCAGTTGAGGCAgcataatctaaaaaaacacCCCAAAAACTGGTTGGTATTAAAATTTCCCACCATTGAGGAATTTGATGCCAGATTAACAGACTGATTTGACGTCAGCGATGCCAGGTTAGGTGACTCCAATCAACTATGGCACCTCGAAGCTTAGAATTATTCTAAAATGTCTGATTTGGAAACtataaatgaaaatgtgttcCCCTTCTCCTCAAAGGATTTTGTGGCACACACCTGCATGAGTGCCCCCGTCTCCTCGCTGAGCTTGTCGTCGTGTTTGAACTCGACAGTGATGGCCTTGTCACAGTCCAGGCCTGCCAGCTCCACATCTGTGGTGTTACTCATGAAGAAGGAGCCGAAGAAGTCCGTCGCCCGGATACCTGAGGGGAGGGGAGGCAGGAGGATCATAAAGTCGGGTTGTTACAAATCTCTCGGtctgcctgttgttttgtttacaaGTGTGGGAGCCTCACCTGTGCTGGTTCGCACCCTCATCACGGCATCAAAGCCGACTAGTTTCTGAACGTCTCGTCTGAGGTCGTTCAGGAATCGCTCCGTGTCCGACTGAGCCTGGGATGACATAACACACCATGAGTTAAACACTAAAAGGTACATGTTACAGTGTTTAATGATCCAGTTGGTATTTCAGAGCAAAAAACACTGAGAAATGGCAGCATTATACATCATAAAATGCAACTCAGGTTGCCTAAATATAACCAATGTGAGAGAAACCATGCAGCACAATGAGACGGAAGAAGGAAGAGGGTGACTTTCTCTCACCTGGAAATAGGTGTATTTGTAGATGGAACCACCAGTTGAGACAGGAACCACCCCTAACGTGGCAACGTCCACATACTGGTTGGGAAAGAGGAAGAGATCCACACAACAGCCCTGGGCTACACACTCCTTAGCCAGGGTGTTGTAGAATCCCACCTGGGGCTGAAACAGAGACTGTGGATGTGACAGGAGAGGACTGGGAGTCAGTGTGGAATCTTTTTTGCTAATATAAGAATTTTTGTCCCAAAGAAATGAGAGGTACATATTTCGATACTACATACAacagatcattttttttaacaataaaagtGGACAATAAACTTGCTACAACCTTCTCCTTATCTGTCCCAACCAGCTTCTTGTCTTCTCTGTTCTTTAGTTTTCCAGGAGCCTCTGCGATGGGCAGAGAGGTGTGAAACACAAACAGCTTCCCCGAGCAGTCTGCAGCCTGAGAAAGTGACACACAGTAACATATAAATCATCTGGCATGTCAGCAGTACAGACTTGGTGTCACGTATCCGGATGTATTTAGACTGGGTCAAGATCCATCGGAGTCATCCCGCCGAGTCATTCCtatacatttttagtttcagaATAGCAGCAGGGGGTTCAGTTCAAAATTTGCTTGTCACCTCAGGTGTATTTACATTAGTTCGttcaatccaaaatgttccGGGAATTTTAAGTGTCAAAAACTGAAATTCATAGTTCTAAAATGGTTCCTGGAAAGTGCTGGGGAAAAGGGTCTGCGTTAAAGCTTTAAATTACAGGGCGTCCACATTTAAATTCTGGCTGTGGACCTTTGTTGCCTCTTTTACTCTATACTATCAGCTTTCAAATAAAGGCAAAATGCCCCCCAAATTGGGTATAAACTTaaccaaaaatgttttatttaagatGGTTCTCTGTGGGGTGCCTGGTTAGGTTTGTCTTGTACGCACAAGGACAAAGTGGTTTCACACTACACCAGTGGTCTGCAGGTGGCAGTAATGTGCCTtacaaaaaagaataaaaaggaaTCCGCTTTGCAAgtgttttatgaggaaggaaatgcattcaacatgTTTGTTAGACCTCAAGAATCCACACAGAAACTTTGTTTACAAGAAAGATCGACTGCTTAGAAATGTATCAAGAAGACCTGAGGggtattgcacaaaagtagaatttataaatccaggataccTGAtgaaagcgaggcttgacctagtctaatctgtgtggcctggcttggcctttCGTGAAATGCACcaagccaggctgcacagattagactaggtcatcTAAAATAATTAAAGGTGTATTGGTCTCTGACCAGTCTGCCATTGGTAGAACCACTAACACATGTATAGCACTTTAGTTACTGTCCTTCATCACggacttcatttaaaaacacatttgcaactgTATCAGCctttttctaattatctcaacaactgctgtAATATAATCACCAACAACAAGCAGTTTTCATACAGCAaagtcacatgaataattataaaaaataatggtcaaaaatttaaataataacgGTGCTTTactgaacagcaatatgtaccatttgtattttaatgcaggctaATAAAAATgaggtaaaaccactgctgagtgaacagaaaaggccccaggattaataaatcctggctgttagcctggtcagcagcaggctagctgcaaagaataaatctCTATGGTAACTCAAGTGcttctgcttttgtgcaaccaagtcaagccttaattcatccaggataactggaatatcctggcttaatcccttatcctggttttgtggaATAGACCCCTGGAAAGACTTTCCAGACTTACCTTGAGTGCCTCCAGTCCTGCCTGGATAACAGGTCCAAAgactgtctctgtctccctggTGTCTGCAAACATCTCTGGGATCTGGTCCAGCAAACTGGAAAACACAAACAGCATGTCAGTAAACCCGATCCATTAGTCTGTCCATACACCTCATGTATTTGttaatgtgtgagtgtgcgtgtgtgtttgcacacctCTCGATAACAAGCCGGCTCTCGTTTACGTTGACAAGGAAGCCGTCGAGCAGGGGGACAAACATGTCGGATACATCTGACACCACCAACATCTGGGGCTGGGCCAGGCTCGCCTTAACGTTGTAGAAGTGCAAAACCTTGTTGTAGGTGACAAAACCCACCCGCACTACAGAGTCCATTTCTGGGTTCTCCCTGGATGCAGAAACAGAGGATGAAATGGGAGAATGGTCAAGTTTTAATTTCCGTATATGAGCTGGAACTTCAGCTCCATGTAAATCCTCACTTCCCATCTCTGATTCTCTTTGCTTCCTTCCTTTCTCTGTATCTCCTCACTTAATTCTCATTCTTTCTCTTTGCCTTATTTTCCATCACTCTCACTTCCCTTCCTTGTTGCATGCTTAATTTCTTCCCATCCTATCCTTCATAGAATTTCCCTTGTCTATTCCATCTTTCCTTTTATCAGTCTTTTCCTCACTGGTTCAATGTGTCTCCCTtctcccctctcttcctctgttcctttcttttcctcctgcTCGTGCcttatgtgtttctgtgtttgagtACCTGGGCAGGTAGTCTAGGAGGGTCTTGAGTTCCTGGCAGACAATGTTGACCATCCCGCTCTTCACAGCGTTGTAGGACACATCAATAAGGAAGATAAAGGCTGGAGGCTGTGGAATCTTGTTGTTCTGTTGGAGACAATTAAATACTATGTATGAAGTCATGTGTAAATAATAGTAACATGTTAATCAGACAGATTCTGCAACTTAATTTGCTCATCAGCTGGATAGCATCAGCTTTGTGTATCAATAAAAATCAAAAAGGCTTTCTTTCTGAAAGTATCCAAAGAAAATTAACATTTCCTTCACAATAATACATGTAATCACTGATTCAATCTTAGCATATGACCAATCATACGGTTGGTGTCACACCTGCAGCATTGTATAAGCAATTGAATACACTGTATCCAAAATGGcatcttttatttttgtcaaaagTCATCAGGGTGgtatattaatgtaaaaatgtatgtgGGTACATTTATCTACTCTAATAACTAATTTGACAGAAACTGGACAGCACAGGTCCTTATTTTGGTTTTGTAAGCTCCATATCCCATAAATACCAATATCGGTCCAGCACTCGTCACAGTGACCTGCACAGAATCCTTTCCAAGCGGATACCAATGAAATAAAATTTAGAACAAACCAATTTCAGCGAAACTCAATTGAGACAGTTACCTACAGGCTTTGCTTTTAGTAGGTCATTGGATAATAACGGAGTAAGACTGGCTTGTTTTCGTAGATTGTTGTTAACAGCTTTGTTCATTATTTTGTCATTCTGACCTGTGATACAATTAAACAAGCCTCTATtccagaaaattacttttgcaGATCCCTGAGGGGAATCATGGGTAAACGATCCGCTGCAAAATCTATATGAGTCCAGAGTCCGATGAGCAAAAGGTTTGTTTCCTGCAGTAAGGACATACCTTGCAGTAGTCGACCGTGGCCACAAACTCGTAGCTGCCCAGCGACAGCTCCGGCCTATCATAGCAATCCACCCTCTTACCGGTGTGGTCTAGATGCTGGAAGTAATGTGGAGGCACTATGGGAAAAGAGCAGGAAGGGCAAACAGATAACGTCAGTAGAATGAGTTTAATAGAAAAAATTGTTAAAGTTTTAATACATGAAAACAGATACAAACTCACCTTCTGTGACGCAGCTGCAAAAGCCACACTGGAAGCGCCGACCTCCCTCTAtgaactgcatgtatggacacATGTAGGCCTTGCAACGGTTGCAGCGGACTGGACCAGCCTCGCCGTGGTCCACCAGGTATGGAGGCGTCTGACGAGAGATGCGATGAAAGGAGTAAGAGAAGTCTTATCCAATAATCTGGATATCCTAGGCTGACAGAATTGATTCATATAATTTAGCTATGAGGGTGACTTCCTCTAAAACCCTAATGTGGGCAGAATTACTgaaacaggtgttaatgtgATGTAATATAATATTTGCACCCTGTTTCATATAAAGTGGGTTTTCTTGCGCAAGTGATGCAACATAAAACTAGTCCAAACATTTACTTTGTGATGAGTGCATGAAACAAGGTCAGGCAGCCACTCCCACCTCTGTGATTTTGAAACAGATTATCCCACTGACATCACAGGCACTAAAAACTACGTACCAGGCATTGCCCTGAAAATTAATCTCTTTTCAAATCAGGTTAAGGGTTAAAACGGTCCAACTGTTATGAAAATCTCAGTGGAAGATAGAGCTGCACTGTTGAACCGACAGATGAGTGGAGAGCAAAGGAAGCTTGTTGTTGGGTCAGATTAACACTACTATCTAAACACTtgcagggctgcaactaacgctTATTTTATTATGGATGATTCTAACAATTGTGTTTATTTGATAATTtggtattatatatatatattttttttttttttttttttttaaagtgcctgTTATAATTTACCATAGCCATAAGGCATGTATTCTCTTGTTatttgaccaacagtccaaagcaCAAAGATATTCAGTAAACTCTTACATCTTGCATGAGgtctaggggtgcacgattcagaaaatgtcacaatttgatattgatttttaggttcacgattcgattcaaaatcgatttttgataaataaaaaaaaaaacaattctcgattaaaaaaacgattcacagtatggaagtgtagttacttttccatgtgattgcagtagacataaaattataaaaataaacaaataaatcgTATCtatttgaatcggtagagcttgaatcgcgatttgAATATGAATAAtgtttttgcacacccctaatgACGTCTTCTTTTGCTTTCTGATGGTTTTAAGATTAACACAGTTTATCTCTTAGATTATATTGTCTCATGCAATAACTGCCACAATTTCAGACAACAgtccagaaaaaaaagagccctGTCTATATATGGCTTACAGCATTTACAATACAGGAGAGAATGGACAGACGGGGGGGGCATTGCTCACCTCATCTGGCGGCAGCGTGGCGAGGGGCTTGATGACAGCGGCCAGAGGCACCTGAGACTGCTTGGCCATATCGGCTGTGCAAGGCACATTGTAGGCCGTACAGCGAACAAACCGAGGACTGGCATTccctaaacacagacacagattcTCCGTTAATATCAAAATCTTTACACAATCCACATACCTTTCCGAGATTCAAAGTTTGTTTAATGTTtctgatttttgttttgctagTGGGCGAAGAAAAGTGACCTTAAGGATAATTCTATGAGATTGTGATCAAAAGGTCACACGTTTAACTTCCTGAACCCTTTTGGAAGATGTGGGTGAGAAGCGGCCAGATGTGAATGTGCTTACAGGAAGTAGAACATACCTTGGTCTTTGGCCTGGAAGTTGGTGGTGACCAGCGGTGGgacctgacctctgacccctgtGGTAAATGGCTCCGTGCACTTAGCTCTGTCGTCCTCTATTACCTGGATCTAAAAATGAGGGAGGACGACAACAATATCCATAATTTATACAGGTTTACAGCATAAATACACACGttagtaggggtgtgacgagacacccaGCTCACGAGATGGACGAGACACAAGATTGGGTTCACAAGatcgagacgagattttaacactattttagaGAAAACTTCAATGAAAAAATACGACTGGAAAAATAGTCCTTTATTCAATCGAATGtctcaaaatgaaaaaagagcaatgaaaggttttgccacaaactcaaatgactggcttctctcctgtataactaacAGTTACACTGTTACTTattccatacagtacaggccaaaagtttggacacaccttctcattcaaatgagtctcattttattttcatgactatttacattgtagattctcactgaaggcatcaaaactatgaatgaacacatatggaattatgtacttaacaaaaaagtgtgaaataactgaaaacatgtcttatattttagattcttcaaagtagccaccctttgcttttttattaataagggaaaaacttccactaatgaaccctgacaaagcacacctgtgaagtgaaaaccatttcaggtgactacctcatgaagctcattgagagagcaaaaagcaaagggtggctactttgaagaatctaaaatataagacatgttttcagttatttcacacttttttgttaagtacataattccatatgtgttcattcatagttttaatgccttcagtgagaatctacaatgtaaatagtcatgaaaataaagaaacattgaatgagaaggtgtgtccaaacttttggcctgtactgtatgtaggtggagagagagtcttttcactcagagaaccaaggttacaacgtaACCAAGGGTTTTCTGGCAGTAGTTTAGACCAGTTAAGTACTTGGATTTGTCACTgtagacagagagaaataaagcttattttacTAATGTTTCACATTGATTACATTCTAAAGCACAAGCAAATTaccatcaaacactcaacagatTTTTATGAAGACAGatgctcttttctcctctgcaTTTTATTCATTGCAGCAGCAAACAAGAAGGCTACTCTAGTATCGATTTAGGACCATTATAGGACGAacggagaacatttctctttgtttaatatcattaaGTAAAGTTAGGTTTTGCTGTCCGCTTCCCgactcattttaaaaaaggacaGAAAGTGGTCTGTGCAAGACAGCGCACAGTGAACTGCACGctgcagacgtgtgtgtgtgtctcggccaagagagggggagcgagagagagagcgagagacagtACGCTCTAACGTTCTAACGCTGGGTTTTACAGGCAGCTTTTTTCTTCCGCTACTGCTCTGCAAAAGTTAACTCtgagtcaactttggagaacgGGCAGGGGGATCTTCTATGCTAATTTCGAGGTCAAAGTCAGACTCATCCGTCATGCTGACTGCTGCTCTTCATTTGTGTACCGATATCGCGAGACACTTTACCTCAAATAGAAATCTTTTctcgttttaatctcgcgatatCTCGTGGTACGAGATCTTGTCACACCCCTACACGTTAGTTCACGATATATTGTCCATGGGTCTCAAAAATTCTAAAAGAACGTTTAACACACATGCAGGAGACGACTTTTACACAACCCCTCCACGCACACATCTGCagctacaaaacacacactgaatAAAGGGAAacataataaatgaaaatcatAGTCATGACGTAGGTGACATATGGCACAAGTTCATGCTAAAGTACAGTACGTTGTGTAGAGtcacaaatatgacaaaatacTTATAAAATCAAAACTGAATGACATTTCCTGTAAAAAGCACAGGATTTATCAAGGCATGCCATTAATGCATGGAATTGTGGGCAATTCAAAACATCGCAGGGTACCATGCAGGGCACAGAGAGGTTTTGAGGCGGTGGCTGTCTGAGCAGGATTGACAAACCATAAACACTACTCTCAAGTTCTCAAACTAAGATAGGCTGCCTCAAAGCCCTgatcaaacacacagaaacagtgaGATGGGAGTGAGGTAGTAGGAATGACCAACACAGGGTTAAGATGAAGTGCATATGATGAGAAGTGGAGGGGAAAACTGACAGTGACTGCTTTAAATGGAGACATATCTTTGGACAATGTCCTTAAGATTATTAGTATTCTACGGAGGGCCACAACTATATGACTTACATAAAATAATCCTTATCACACTCTCTAAAACAGAAATGATTcttaaaaggaatagttcagcattttgggaaatgttatTTCTtgcagagttagatgagaaccACATGTAAAATGCGGATTTGTCGTTTTTACACTTATGTTGTTGTatgaattaaacaaatgagatacaTGTTAATTAGCGGTGCTAGATAGGCAGACTTTGTttcctttggacagagccaggctagccatctcccctgtttccagtcctATTGCTAATTTAGCTGGCtgctgttttatatttagcgTACAGACATGTGGGATGTATGAATCTTATGATCTTACTCAAGTAGCAAATAAGCATttcccccaaaatgtcaaactactactattcctttaaacaatGTCATTTTCACTAGTGTTTTGTTTGGACCGCGACAATTTTATTTGGGCATTAGTGCTGGAATATATCAGATGCCAAAATATATCTGTGATACATGTACAGCATTAATGTATGTTTCCAGGTGGGTAGGAACAATTCTGGTGAAACATTAAATAGCAGGGATGGCTGAACCGTTaacaaaatacatacacaacATATGTCTTTAACGTAAGTAGTGCaagttcttattattatttccaaCAGGAGCCCATCTTTCACATTGTGAGTATCACTGACTTTGTGTGGTTAGAAGGACAAGAACAGGAGGTGAAAGCTGTGGGTTAGTGCAAGCGGGCAGAGAAGACCGGATGAAGCAGATGAAAAGGCAGGCACACAGGAAACTTACTGGGCTGGGGATAGCGTCTGGATCTATTCTATGTCTTGATTTCTGCACAGCCGGCATGTCAGACGCTTGCTTTACATTCAAAAGTTTGTCCAGCAAATTGTGCAAAACaggacaaaataataaaaaaaaaaaaaaaaaaaaaagtgaaaatataaaaaaggagtGTGAGAAGAGAAAACTCAGCAAGACTATGCTGAGTAGCAGGCAGCACTGTTATTCAGAGAGAAACTGATCAGTAGTATTGATTATAGATTAGTGGTACTGTAGACTATGACAGTCAAGCGTGAGTAGACATAAACTAATATAAGCCTGTTTGACACACATGCTAAGCAGCTCTAAATGTAAAGACGGCTACAGAAGCTTACAAAGTTAAAACATTACTGTTAGACTTCTGTGgtgctagagctgggcaatatcaAGATATTCATAGGGGCATTCTCAAAAATCAACATATACTATCACTATACTGTGATATCCAGTAGTGAATGTGATGTCTCAGGTTAAGTTAAGTTAATACATTTATGCTCATTTCATTTCTTAACttttctcaatttaaaaaaatctaaaatctcTTTTGTTAAAAGGAGATCTGGCCTAGAAGGCAGCAATTATGAACAGCATTATGACAATAAATACAACATTAACAGGCCATGAAAAACTGAGATTACCCAGTTACAGATATTTGGATTCATATTGGACTGCATAGTAAAGTCAATTGTAATACTGAACTAAAACGGTGGtcgtttcattcattcaaaataCTCTATGCTAAGTGCTTGGTATCATAAATTAAGATGACAGCTCTGGTTATTATACCACAATGTGATAATATCATAAGAAATCCAGTTCAATGTAAGGATGATTTACTGCCCAGCCCTAAGCGGTCCATGCAAAATCATATGCACTCAAGTGTCCattttattaggtacacctgtacAATCTAATGCAATTCAATACAACAGCTCAGCTATATAACCTTCATGAAGTTTataatgttctgtttttgttgacatggtcagaaacgttttaaattcaattatatgtttatttattgatgGTTTAAGGTGGTAGTGTAGTGAACTGAACTACATTATATTGAGAGGTGTTCCTATTTTTTTGTCCCCACTGGACAGCTTATGTTTACATACATGGGGACAGAATATTAAAAAAGCACCTCTGAATATAATGCATTTCAGTACAACACTACTATGTCCTCAATACTATATTGAACTAAAACCTCCGACTGTCAAAAAGAACAATTATACGCATCGTAAAATTGGACTTTATGCTACATCAGATGTAGCATTAACAGTATCAAATTGCTTTAGATTATGCAGGTGTACCTAATATAGTGGACCGTGAGTGTACATGTCACTTGCAAACTCACTCAACAATGCCTCTGGAAAAGTCATCTTTCCTCACTACTACTTATCTCAAAACATGGTGTAAAGAACACAAATGGACAGAGATAAACAATCAGCATGGGTGTTGGGTCGTAAACTAAGaaatttggttttaaaaagtatgtgtgtgtttttgcgaCTGCTCACCGGGCTAGGAATGGCATCTGGGTCAAGTCTTTTCTGTGCAGGAGGACCAGGAGCAGGGGCTGGTGCAGGGGCTCCGTAGTTTGGTTGCCCGGGATAAGGACCTGCATAGCCAGGCTGAGGACCTCTAACCTGTCCAAACGCACCTGAAGAgaacaagaaaataaattagTGATGGAGAACCAACACAAATCTCTCGGAAACGCCGAGATCTATAtacgatctgacggaaaacatttactgtgaaatataaattcctcttgtgctacattggggggttgaagaacacaacaggacgtaaCACAGATAGGCCATTTCGTTGACACCGCCGCACAACCCTGTGACAAATTGCTGGATTGCTTATTT includes:
- the sec24c gene encoding protein transport protein Sec24C isoform X2 encodes the protein MNVNQHTPMASPYGQPQPGYGQPGYAPLDGGYPAPYAPYNGPSSAYQPGAPPQGPARGPPTSGAPPVSAPQQYNQYSQGDMQNGPPPLTQAPSRPAASQLYNQGAVNLSGPQPSYPQNYGPQPSMQQVTSQMTGMQLTSGAPTPTGPGYAPPRSSQHPASSAYSAAPPPSYTQAPPPASSAQTQPPPPSGPAASQQYYGGPPPPSQQPFNSSLPPTSQRQFPSPGLPPSSSQQTFPPSSYSGPVSPPSQAPAPPVSQPQQSFPPTQPPFSSAPPPVSQPAFAPGPPPPTQGSFPPRAPPPSSQPGSFPPPGPPPTSMPSGQYPGPMPPQQQPPPSQPHSYQSGPPPIRTQMPPISMAQSNHLPPGPQGPPCPPGPMQQPPSQPGMQGGYPPQQNGAFGQVRGPQPGYAGPYPGQPNYGAPAPAPAPGPPAQKRLDPDAIPSPIQVIEDDRAKCTEPFTTGVRGQVPPLVTTNFQAKDQGNASPRFVRCTAYNVPCTADMAKQSQVPLAAVIKPLATLPPDETPPYLVDHGEAGPVRCNRCKAYMCPYMQFIEGGRRFQCGFCSCVTEVPPHYFQHLDHTGKRVDCYDRPELSLGSYEFVATVDYCKNNKIPQPPAFIFLIDVSYNAVKSGMVNIVCQELKTLLDYLPRENPEMDSVVRVGFVTYNKVLHFYNVKASLAQPQMLVVSDVSDMFVPLLDGFLVNVNESRLVIESLLDQIPEMFADTRETETVFGPVIQAGLEALKAADCSGKLFVFHTSLPIAEAPGKLKNREDKKLVGTDKEKSLFQPQVGFYNTLAKECVAQGCCVDLFLFPNQYVDVATLGVVPVSTGGSIYKYTYFQAQSDTERFLNDLRRDVQKLVGFDAVMRVRTSTGIRATDFFGSFFMSNTTDVELAGLDCDKAITVEFKHDDKLSEETGALMQCAVLYTSCSGQRRLRVHNMAVNCCSQLADLYRNCETDTIINFFSKYAFRGLLSNPTKAVRDTLINQCAQILACYRKNCASPSSAGQLILPECMKLLPVYLNCVLKSDVLMPGADISLDDRAYLRQLISGMDVAESHIFFYPRLLPLTKLESGSLPLAVRDSEERLSKGGVYLLETGLHLFLWVGASVQQELLLNIFGTQSFSQIDPSLTSLPVLDNPFSQRLRDIIESFRAQRSRYMKLMVVKQEDKAELIFRHFLVEDKSASGGASYVDFLCHMHKEIRQLLS